CCATCCCCACCCTCTCACAAGTATATCCACCAATTCTCATAACACAGAAGCATATGTATATCATTATCATCCCAAAGGGCTCATCACAGTTTTCACATAACAAATAAGAAataatatatatcttcattCGGAAGGAGCCATCACAAGTTTTAGAAAATATACATGAAGATATAGATTATCAGCATGTTCTTGTACGCACAAAGATGGAGGATCTCGGCTACTATCCATAATCTGCAAACAAAAGAGCAAAatgtgaaaaatgaaaaaaaaaggagcacgCATACAGTACAACAAAAATAGGCATTTGATGGTACTTTATGGACCAACCTAAGGTTTACTCGCTTATGCACGAGCTGCAATTAAAGGACCAATTGCAAATACTCAGTACAGCCACTTGAAGTCCACATAATTTAATGGTACTTTAGAGATTTAGTCCTCTCGTTAGGTCAATTGTCAAACCCAATAAATGAATCAAAAGAGAAAATCTACAGCTCCAGgaaaagaacagaaaataTGACATAAGTCTAGTatatttcttatttttgtCTGAGAAGTTGACTTCATACAATAAAGTATTGGTAATGGAGCAAACTTTTATTGAAACAAGTAATCTGAAGATTCAGCGGAAGAAATGCTTAAGTACTTACATGTGCTCCTGAAGTGCTAGGAAGCCCGTACAGAGACATGTTAGAAACTGGCCTTGTTATTTATTATAGCTGTCAATAAATTTTTCACTCTGAACTCTTGCACATGCTCAGATGTTCGGCTCTCAACATAAGCTCTTTGCACACCTGGATGCAGTTCAGTACAACGATTGCAAATGAAGACAAAAAATGGCATGCGAAGAAGTCATGGAAGGAGCATTTCAACAAATACCTTTCCTGCATTGCATCGATTGATCTCTATTGGTGCTGGCTAGGCGTCTCATATCTCTTTTCCTCCTGATCTGGATCCAGGGACTCTCCTGCACATCAACcaaatagagagagagagagggagggagaacCTTTGAAGCAGAGCGGAGGTTGGGTGAGCCGGCCAGGGGGAGCGCGTTTTAGCAGATAGGGTCGTCATCGAAGCAGAAGGGGGTGCCGGGCGTGGGTTACCAACGCTGGGTCGATGCAGTCACCAGCGGCCGTCAGATCTGGAGGAGACGGGTAGCGTCGCTGGCCGTCAGATCTGGAGGACGCGGAGCGCCTCCCTCACCACAGGCGACGCTGCTGCAGTTCCCTTACCACGGGCGCTGCTCCGGTTCACTCACCACCAGCGGCGAGGCTCCGTCACGTCGGGCAGCGCGGCTCCGTCACCACGAGGAAAGGCGCCATAGCCAAATCAGGAACAGCGGCAAGGATGGAAGGGAAGAGAGGTCGGCAGGGAAGGAACGAGGAGAGGTCGGCAGGGGGGCGGGAGCGGGACTGTAGGGGGCGGCGAGCCGGCGAGCTGAGCTAGCGGGGAGGAGGATTTGATGGAGACAGAGTTGGCGGAGGATTTGGGGGAGAAAGAGggcctttttccttttttttctcgtgaACGGGCCAATTTACTGGCGCGCTTGCTGAGGGCCCCATATCGATGTCCCAAAAATATTGAGATTGAAAAAAATGGCGCGGCCCAGTTTTCCTCGGAGCCAACGTGCCATTCTTCACCTACTGCACACACTTAACGCTAGGTAAAGCAtattgctcttttttttttccgcagAAATCATTTTTTATCTAGAGTTTACTGTTCATAACTTTGCTGTTCCAAGGGGATTGAAATCAGCTCTAGGTGAAGGCTTGGGCTCGAGGGAAAACTCTAATTTCTAGTAGTGCAATAAATTCCTGAAAAAATTCCAAAGGCCCATGTTAACACATTCATGTGTGACAATAGGTGGGAAAAAAGTTTAGTCCCACATTATTAGTTGAAGAGAGTTTGCACCAACTTATAAGGGGGGCTCTTCCAATGTTGTATGAGCATGAGAAGAAGAGAGCTCCTACacgctcctcttcctccgtcTCGTCACGacacgcgcgcgccgcgggTTGCGGAAATGTCTCGAGTCAAGAGCTTCTCTATCTTTTTGTCAGTGGGTTTTTATTGCCTCTTCGTTTTTCGCCTCCCTCTGTTGCTTGCTCTGTCTAGATAAGAGAGGTCACTCCTCTCCAAAAGAACACAGGAAGAGCACCTGCCTCCTCTCGTTCCAGAGCATTACATTGCCTCCGTTCTTCCCCATCCCGTCTCGCGGCGTGCACCGCAGGTGGGACActaggcctccggaaccccgccTCTTCGAGTCCTGTACGGGAGAAAggcgataaggtttttggggagcgctACGCGCTACTACTGGCTCCTTCCTCTTCACCGCGAACGCACtggactccgacgactcctttCCCGACGACGACTTCTTCCCGGAGGTCGACGACATCCTCGGCATCAACATGACTGGCAACGAAAACACGAGCGGTTCCGTCTCTGCACCGTACATGCCACTGTTTCCCATACTTGAGACCATGTTGCAGTTCGTATGTTTAATTATTGCCTTAAATGTGTTTTGTTATTATGTTTGCATGACTAATGTGTTTGATCTACTCATGTTTTACCCACTATTTATGTTGATTAATTCCTGTAGCGGATTATTCATGGTTGCAATATTCcacatattttatttactGTTTTTATCTATTAAATCTTGTGATAAATTGCTCGTATTTCCGTCAGAGCTAACCTCTGTCTAGAAAAATGAAACATTCACGAAGTCAAAATACTTCCTTGACTTGCTTCTCACACGACGCTGAACTAGTCCCCCTCAAGCTATTTTGAATAtccagaaaaggaagaaaagtcCCGagatttttcctttctttttccaaaACTCCCCGCTAGTGACCGAGCCCGAGAGGTCCATCCAGAAGCTTCCGACCTACGAGCTCCCTCCGCACGCAGCGACCGACGGATCGCCAGCGAAACGTCTCGACCAGCCACGTGTCGTCACGTAGCTTCTGCCTTCCTCGCGATCTCCACCCCCAGCGGCCCAACCCCATTACCACAGCATGGGCCCCACCGCaggcgaggacgacgcctcCCTGTCGCGGCCGCTGCATCCCTCTCCGTGCAGCCGGTCCACAGGCGCAGTAGTGGCTTACATGCGGGCCATGCGCGGCGACAAAGGCGCTACGTCCACGCTAGTAAACGCCTAAGCGGCAGGCTTCCGCGAGCGTTGGCTTGCACGGCCGATCGTGCTGGGATCGACGGCTGAGGACGCGTCACGCGGCGCACAAAACACGCGGCCCGGAGCACGGGAAAGGGAAAAAGCGGAGAAGGCGTCGCCGAACAGAAGCATTCGAacggagagaaagagagagatagTAAGGAGAGAGCAGAGGTAAGCCATGGCGGAGCACAAGGAGGAGTCGGTGATGGACAAGATCTCGGAGAAGCTCCACGGTGGGTCCTCGTCGGGGTCGGACGACGAGTCGtcttcggccgccgccgccgtcaaggCCAAGATCTACCGCCTCTTCGGCCGCGAGAAGCCCGTCCACtccgtcctcggcggcggcaagcgTGAGTCCAGACCTCAGAACCGCCTTTTCCTTCCATTTCTGCGCTACTGGGGTTTCTTCCTGCCTGCGTAGCGTAGATCCGGCCACATCGGTGGTTTTTGCTCCGCATATCTGAGTTGTGAACTGCTCGCCCGTGGTCGGATTCGCTGTCCTCTGTGGGGAAATTTTGTATTGATGGAAATACTAGCTCTTAACGTGTCAAAAGCGTCTCGATCCGCGATTTTCCGAGTCAGGTCCTTTAGAGGAACACGCCGTATTGTGAATAGGGTACGATCAGGTTTCTACTTGTGTTCCACTCGGTTGGATTGAGAGTGATTTCAGTGATGCTGTAGTCTTAGTAGAGTAGCAGTAGAACTGTGATGCCGTATTGCTGTACCTGTATGCCTTTTACGCTTAAACCCTGTTACCATGAGATTCTTCCTTCCCTTTGGAAGTTGGCATGTATCTCTGTTGCTGTCCTGTACTTACGGTCTATGCTTGCAGCTGCTGATCTCTTCCTATGGAGGAACAAGAAGATCTCTGGTGGCGTGCTTGCGGGCGCCACTGCCATCTGGCTGCTGTTTGAGGTCATGGAATACCATCTCCTCACCCTCTTGTGCCACTGCTTCATCCTCACCCTGGGCATCCTCTTCCTCTGGTCCAACGCCTCTGCATTCATCAACAAGTGAGCATCTTTGAACTTCAGATGTTATTCACAGCTAGATCAAATTTAAGATAACAATGCCTTGTTAACCCAGCATGAATTTGTCTGGCGAATAGATGAATGATGTGTGGATGTGATAATCCTCTTTTGCCTTAACATGTTCTGCGTTTTAGTTATGTGGTGCCTAAATTAGTTTGTGGTTGTAAATTACtgcttgcattttttttcagatcCCCTCCTAACATTCCTGAGGTGAGGATTCCGGAGGACCTTGCTGTCAATGTTGCGCGATCACTGAGATACGAGATCAACAGGGGCTTTGCTAGCTTGAGGGATATTGGCCAAGGCCGTGACCTAAAGAAATTCCTGATTGTATGTTGATTGACTGCATGATTCACTTCTATTTATCCTTCACTGTTTAAAGGTATTCCTGGTTATTTGATCAAGCACTTGTGCTGCCCTCTTTATTCTCAGGTGATTGCAGGTCTGTGGACTCTCTCTGCTCTTGGAAGCT
The Brachypodium distachyon strain Bd21 chromosome 2, Brachypodium_distachyon_v3.0, whole genome shotgun sequence genome window above contains:
- the LOC100846402 gene encoding reticulon-like protein B1, which translates into the protein MAEHKEESVMDKISEKLHGGSSSGSDDESSSAAAAVKAKIYRLFGREKPVHSVLGGGKPADLFLWRNKKISGGVLAGATAIWLLFEVMEYHLLTLLCHCFILTLGILFLWSNASAFINKSPPNIPEVRIPEDLAVNVARSLRYEINRGFASLRDIGQGRDLKKFLIVIAGLWTLSALGSSCNFLTLFYIVFMVLYTVPVLYEKYEDKIDAYGEKAMIELKKYYAIFDEKCLSKIPKGPSKDKKH